A region of Culicoides brevitarsis isolate CSIRO-B50_1 chromosome 1, AGI_CSIRO_Cbre_v1, whole genome shotgun sequence DNA encodes the following proteins:
- the LOC134833728 gene encoding heat shock 70 kDa protein cognate 4-like isoform X2 produces MSILGIDFGATKIVAAYFDAKTQKSEIILDNEENRSTACCLAFTKTERLFSKAAEYQAVSNPENTIFGRDIKLIIGNDYKIETFIKSDLNPDNERELKLTYRNEEIKIFPEHMIAMLLSRLRENAEKRLGRNFSQAVVSVPAMFNAKQRNALKTACSAAGLEVKAFLNNTTAAAIHYAVERKFSGYSRKILIFDMGATSFEVGVFEIRNNSVTTLACDGSLEIGGENFVDRLKSYFLQQMRENYMFIEHDNEKLSRLHDACEKVKTVLSTTNLADVKVEAFNDGQPYEFKMYRDEFEYLCKDLFEKIHEIVHETTKNICDIEEFIVIGGGGRIPKVEETLKNALKIDHLSKVLNQDESVANGTAYYAAKSDIFSVHEVTATEFLIESEKSKVVIARKGKKLPISHEITFKHGEDSYPEFRIYQDFHHFVSIVSFNEYLTLKTDVDSNGLVKIIKNEGNEILNLQSIPSNKVEKMKNLDKNFESTEKLYKTLQVKLNALESKCYKYKRTVDSKDLFEVLTENDKFRVKELCENTLEWIKYAQYATKDDIISKQEELDEICFNLIEQAQKKHAQNVLETSANQYFSNKDFERAIDAYTKLIEQSKENDFLVLAYRCNRGRALYYLKRWEEAIKDFNFLLDQSYNKSNLEECRFYRAKCYFLLENFDASLKDLDYLLRANDLKSEFRNGILTLKVKVLLVTYGRSKEYGQNSLEISKIDELMNDYPFMQYLKKSNRNLLGEMFLKRATCKFSVHFHDKALEDLEKAADYLDNHGEIFKLRAQCFFILGKIDQAEQEIQSCLLVTDEGSELRSDIVMLSAEIEKSRKEQTLKRELKEFERLRAENAYEDVVKIMKKIKNEHRPLPKNIRDEFMRAEIVANYHHFKKAREGIQDCSSLLIDNMKDLFALRYRAKFYLADKCKWQAERDLNKILSINPDDQEAIELLNSLKQNGFWNKVLKIINWNTDNSEKKVQKQFQSNGDELGANSDDEGPNCNSKKDTVIDIGESAEASNANVTKLRKKYETNF; encoded by the exons ATGTCGATACTGGGAATTGATTTTGGTGCAACAAAAATTGTCGCAGCttattttgatgcaaaaacgcaaaaatctGAGATAATTTTGGACAACGAGGAAAATCGAAGTACCGCATGCTGTTTGGCATTCACAAAAACTGAGAGACTTTTCTCCAAAGCGGCTGAATATCAAGCAGTGAGCAATCCagaaaatacgatttttggaAGAG atatcaaGCTGATAATTGGAAATGATTACAAAATCGAGACTTTTATCAAAAGCGATTTAAATCCCGATAATGAAcgcgaattaaaattaacttatcgcaatgaagagataaaaattttcccggaACACATGATAGCGATGCTCTTATCGCGTTTACGTGAAAATGCTGAAAAACGATTGGGTCGAAATTTTTCCCAAGCTGTCGTTTCAGTGCCGGCGATGTTCAATGCCAAACAACGAAATGCCTTAAAAACTGCGTGTTCGGCAGCTGGATTGGAAGTTAAAGCGTTTCTGAATAATACGACGGCAGCTGCGATTCATTACGCGgttgaacgaaaattttccgggtattcgaggaaaattttgatttttgatatgGGAGCGACGTCGTTCGAAGTTGGAGTCTTTGAAATTCGCAATAATTCGGTAACGACACTTGCTTGCGATGGAAGTTTGGAAATCGGAGGAGAAAATTTCGTTGATCGcttgaaaagttattttttgcagCAAATGCGGGAAAATTACATGTTCATCGAACACGATAATGAAAAGCTGTCCCGCTTACATGACGCATgtgaaaaagtcaaaactgTTCTTTCAACGACGAATTTGGCAGATGTCAAGGTTGAAGCTTTCAACGACGGACAACcgtatgaatttaaaatgtacCGAGACGAATTTGAGTACCTTTGCaaagatttatttgaaaaaattcatgaaattgtgcatgaaacgacaaaaaatatctGCGATATTGAGGAATTTATCGTCATCGGAGGCGGAGGAAGGATCCCAAAAGTCGAAGAAACactaaaaaatgctttaaaaattgatcatcTCTCAAAAGTTTTGAATCAAGACGAATCAGTAGCCAATGGAACTGCTTATTATGCAGCAAAATCGgatattttttcagttcatGAAGTCACTGCAacggaatttttaattgaatccgAAAAATCTAAAGTTGTAATTGCacgaaaaggcaaaaaattgcCCATTAGTCATGAAATCACGTTTAAGCATGGTGAAGATTCGTATCCTGAATTTAGAATTTATCaagattttcatcattttgtgTCTATAGTGTCCTTCAACGAGTATTTGACTCTCAAAACTGATGTTGACTCCAACGGTttagtgaaaataattaaaaatgaaggaaatgaaatattaaatttgcagTCAATTCCATCcaataaagttgaaaaaatgaaaaatttggataaaaactttgaaagtaccgaaaaactttacaaaactTTACAAGTAAAGCTAAATGCGTTGGAAAGTAAGTGTTACAAGTACAAAAGGACGGTAGATTCGAAGGATTTGTTTGAAGTTTTAaccgaaaatgataaatttcgaGTCAAGGAATTGTGTGAAAACACTCTCGAATGGATAAAATACGCACAATATGCGACGAAAGATGatataatttcaaaacaagAAGAATTAGATGAAATTTGCTTCAACCTTATTGAACAAGCACAAAAGAAACATGCTCAGAACGTTTTGGAAACATCAGCTAATCAATATTTCAGCAACAAAGACTTCGAAAGAGCAATTGATGCATACACTAAACTCATTGAGCAGTCAAAAGAAAATGATTTTCTCGTTCTTGCTTATCGCTGCAACCGTGGAAGAGCTTTGTATTATCTTAAAAGATGGGAAGAAGCAATTaaagactttaattttttgctcgaTCAGAGTTACAACAAAAGTAATTTGGAGGAATGTCGCTTTTATCGTGCCAAATGTTACTtcttattggaaaattttgatgcTTCTCTGAAGGATCTCGACTATCTCTTAAGAGCAAACGATTTAAAGTCTGAGTTTAGAAACGGAATCTTAACactaaaagtaaaagttttattggTAACTTATGGCAGATCAAAAGAATATGGTCAAAATTCattagaaatttcaaaaattgatgaattgatGAACGATTATCCCTTTATgcaatatttaaagaaatcaaatagaaatttattggGAGAAATGTTTCTCAAAAGAGCAACTTGCAAATTTTCGGTGCATTTTCACGACAAAGCTCTTGAAGATTTGGAAAAAGCCGCTGACTATCTTGATAACCatggagaaattttcaaactacgAGCTCAGTGTTTCTTTATCCTTGGCAAAATCGATCAGGCTGAACAAGAAATACAATCATGTTTGTTGGTAACTGATGAAGGCTCGGAGTTACGGTCAGACATTGTGATGTTAAGtgcagaaattgaaaaatcccGTAAAGAACAGACTTTGAAACGTGAATTGAAAGAATTTGAAAGACTTCGCGCAGAAAATGCTTATGAAgatgttgtaaaaattatgaaaaaaatcaaaaatgaacaTCGTCCATTACCGAAAAATATCAGAGATGAGTTTATGAGGGCAGAAATTGTAGcgaattatcatcattttaaaaaagctCGAGAGGGAATCCAAGATTGTTCGTCTCTGTTGATTGATAATATGAAAGATTTGTTTGCTTTACGGTACcgtgcaaaattttatcttgctGATAAATGTAAATGGCAGGCAGAAAGggatttgaacaaaattctttcaataaaTCCTGACGATCAAGAGGCAATAGAACTTCTAAATTCGTTAAAACAAAATGGATTTTGgaataaagttttgaaaattatcaattggAATACTGACAAttctgagaaaaaagtacaaaa acAATTTCAAAGCAACGGAGACGAATTAGGTGCAAATAGCGACGATGAAGGTCCAAACTGCAACTCAAAAAAAGACACCGTAATTGATATTGGTGAAAGTGCTGAAGCGTCAAATGCCAATGTTACaaa gcttCGTAAAAAGTATGAAACTAACTTTTGA
- the LOC134833728 gene encoding heat shock 70 kDa protein cognate 4-like isoform X1, with protein MSILGIDFGATKIVAAYFDAKTQKSEIILDNEENRSTACCLAFTKTERLFSKAAEYQAVSNPENTIFGRDIKLIIGNDYKIETFIKSDLNPDNERELKLTYRNEEIKIFPEHMIAMLLSRLRENAEKRLGRNFSQAVVSVPAMFNAKQRNALKTACSAAGLEVKAFLNNTTAAAIHYAVERKFSGYSRKILIFDMGATSFEVGVFEIRNNSVTTLACDGSLEIGGENFVDRLKSYFLQQMRENYMFIEHDNEKLSRLHDACEKVKTVLSTTNLADVKVEAFNDGQPYEFKMYRDEFEYLCKDLFEKIHEIVHETTKNICDIEEFIVIGGGGRIPKVEETLKNALKIDHLSKVLNQDESVANGTAYYAAKSDIFSVHEVTATEFLIESEKSKVVIARKGKKLPISHEITFKHGEDSYPEFRIYQDFHHFVSIVSFNEYLTLKTDVDSNGLVKIIKNEGNEILNLQSIPSNKVEKMKNLDKNFESTEKLYKTLQVKLNALESKCYKYKRTVDSKDLFEVLTENDKFRVKELCENTLEWIKYAQYATKDDIISKQEELDEICFNLIEQAQKKHAQNVLETSANQYFSNKDFERAIDAYTKLIEQSKENDFLVLAYRCNRGRALYYLKRWEEAIKDFNFLLDQSYNKSNLEECRFYRAKCYFLLENFDASLKDLDYLLRANDLKSEFRNGILTLKVKVLLVTYGRSKEYGQNSLEISKIDELMNDYPFMQYLKKSNRNLLGEMFLKRATCKFSVHFHDKALEDLEKAADYLDNHGEIFKLRAQCFFILGKIDQAEQEIQSCLLVTDEGSELRSDIVMLSAEIEKSRKEQTLKRELKEFERLRAENAYEDVVKIMKKIKNEHRPLPKNIRDEFMRAEIVANYHHFKKAREGIQDCSSLLIDNMKDLFALRYRAKFYLADKCKWQAERDLNKILSINPDDQEAIELLNSLKQNGFWNKVLKIINWNTDNSEKKVQKQFQSNGDELGANSDDEGPNCNSKKDTVIDIGESAEASNANVTKSSNESLNEASSNGKSRNRKKKTYQPYEAEKIIGIQKYSKK; from the exons ATGTCGATACTGGGAATTGATTTTGGTGCAACAAAAATTGTCGCAGCttattttgatgcaaaaacgcaaaaatctGAGATAATTTTGGACAACGAGGAAAATCGAAGTACCGCATGCTGTTTGGCATTCACAAAAACTGAGAGACTTTTCTCCAAAGCGGCTGAATATCAAGCAGTGAGCAATCCagaaaatacgatttttggaAGAG atatcaaGCTGATAATTGGAAATGATTACAAAATCGAGACTTTTATCAAAAGCGATTTAAATCCCGATAATGAAcgcgaattaaaattaacttatcgcaatgaagagataaaaattttcccggaACACATGATAGCGATGCTCTTATCGCGTTTACGTGAAAATGCTGAAAAACGATTGGGTCGAAATTTTTCCCAAGCTGTCGTTTCAGTGCCGGCGATGTTCAATGCCAAACAACGAAATGCCTTAAAAACTGCGTGTTCGGCAGCTGGATTGGAAGTTAAAGCGTTTCTGAATAATACGACGGCAGCTGCGATTCATTACGCGgttgaacgaaaattttccgggtattcgaggaaaattttgatttttgatatgGGAGCGACGTCGTTCGAAGTTGGAGTCTTTGAAATTCGCAATAATTCGGTAACGACACTTGCTTGCGATGGAAGTTTGGAAATCGGAGGAGAAAATTTCGTTGATCGcttgaaaagttattttttgcagCAAATGCGGGAAAATTACATGTTCATCGAACACGATAATGAAAAGCTGTCCCGCTTACATGACGCATgtgaaaaagtcaaaactgTTCTTTCAACGACGAATTTGGCAGATGTCAAGGTTGAAGCTTTCAACGACGGACAACcgtatgaatttaaaatgtacCGAGACGAATTTGAGTACCTTTGCaaagatttatttgaaaaaattcatgaaattgtgcatgaaacgacaaaaaatatctGCGATATTGAGGAATTTATCGTCATCGGAGGCGGAGGAAGGATCCCAAAAGTCGAAGAAACactaaaaaatgctttaaaaattgatcatcTCTCAAAAGTTTTGAATCAAGACGAATCAGTAGCCAATGGAACTGCTTATTATGCAGCAAAATCGgatattttttcagttcatGAAGTCACTGCAacggaatttttaattgaatccgAAAAATCTAAAGTTGTAATTGCacgaaaaggcaaaaaattgcCCATTAGTCATGAAATCACGTTTAAGCATGGTGAAGATTCGTATCCTGAATTTAGAATTTATCaagattttcatcattttgtgTCTATAGTGTCCTTCAACGAGTATTTGACTCTCAAAACTGATGTTGACTCCAACGGTttagtgaaaataattaaaaatgaaggaaatgaaatattaaatttgcagTCAATTCCATCcaataaagttgaaaaaatgaaaaatttggataaaaactttgaaagtaccgaaaaactttacaaaactTTACAAGTAAAGCTAAATGCGTTGGAAAGTAAGTGTTACAAGTACAAAAGGACGGTAGATTCGAAGGATTTGTTTGAAGTTTTAaccgaaaatgataaatttcgaGTCAAGGAATTGTGTGAAAACACTCTCGAATGGATAAAATACGCACAATATGCGACGAAAGATGatataatttcaaaacaagAAGAATTAGATGAAATTTGCTTCAACCTTATTGAACAAGCACAAAAGAAACATGCTCAGAACGTTTTGGAAACATCAGCTAATCAATATTTCAGCAACAAAGACTTCGAAAGAGCAATTGATGCATACACTAAACTCATTGAGCAGTCAAAAGAAAATGATTTTCTCGTTCTTGCTTATCGCTGCAACCGTGGAAGAGCTTTGTATTATCTTAAAAGATGGGAAGAAGCAATTaaagactttaattttttgctcgaTCAGAGTTACAACAAAAGTAATTTGGAGGAATGTCGCTTTTATCGTGCCAAATGTTACTtcttattggaaaattttgatgcTTCTCTGAAGGATCTCGACTATCTCTTAAGAGCAAACGATTTAAAGTCTGAGTTTAGAAACGGAATCTTAACactaaaagtaaaagttttattggTAACTTATGGCAGATCAAAAGAATATGGTCAAAATTCattagaaatttcaaaaattgatgaattgatGAACGATTATCCCTTTATgcaatatttaaagaaatcaaatagaaatttattggGAGAAATGTTTCTCAAAAGAGCAACTTGCAAATTTTCGGTGCATTTTCACGACAAAGCTCTTGAAGATTTGGAAAAAGCCGCTGACTATCTTGATAACCatggagaaattttcaaactacgAGCTCAGTGTTTCTTTATCCTTGGCAAAATCGATCAGGCTGAACAAGAAATACAATCATGTTTGTTGGTAACTGATGAAGGCTCGGAGTTACGGTCAGACATTGTGATGTTAAGtgcagaaattgaaaaatcccGTAAAGAACAGACTTTGAAACGTGAATTGAAAGAATTTGAAAGACTTCGCGCAGAAAATGCTTATGAAgatgttgtaaaaattatgaaaaaaatcaaaaatgaacaTCGTCCATTACCGAAAAATATCAGAGATGAGTTTATGAGGGCAGAAATTGTAGcgaattatcatcattttaaaaaagctCGAGAGGGAATCCAAGATTGTTCGTCTCTGTTGATTGATAATATGAAAGATTTGTTTGCTTTACGGTACcgtgcaaaattttatcttgctGATAAATGTAAATGGCAGGCAGAAAGggatttgaacaaaattctttcaataaaTCCTGACGATCAAGAGGCAATAGAACTTCTAAATTCGTTAAAACAAAATGGATTTTGgaataaagttttgaaaattatcaattggAATACTGACAAttctgagaaaaaagtacaaaa acAATTTCAAAGCAACGGAGACGAATTAGGTGCAAATAGCGACGATGAAGGTCCAAACTGCAACTCAAAAAAAGACACCGTAATTGATATTGGTGAAAGTGCTGAAGCGTCAAATGCCAATGTTACaaa gtcCTCAAACGAATCCTTAAATGAAGCATCATCAAATGGAAAATCGAGAAATCGTAAAAAGAAAACCTACCAACCTTATGAagcggaaaaaattattggtattcaaaaatattcaaaaaaataa
- the LOC134838342 gene encoding cytochrome b5-like, translating to MSETEKKQPEPEMKTSATTTPTKSTTETKTIDAAEVKEHNKKDDIWIILRDKTTKVDKVYDVTKFLEEHPGGREVLLEVAGKDATQDFEDVGHSSAADELMKKFYIGDLTPSTEAKNDETVDAENVPVAFTSCFKSFSAFKSKFGFK from the exons ATGTCAGAAACGGAGAAAAAGCAGCCCGAACCAGAGATGAAAACTTCGGCGACGACAACTCCGACAAAATCCACGACAGAAACGAAGACAATTGACGCGGCAGAGGTCAAggaacacaacaaaaaagacgACATTTGGATCATTTTGCGAGATAAGACGACAAAAGTTGACAAAGTTTATGACGTCACCAAATTTCTCGAAGAA CATCCCGGCGGACGAGAAGTTCTACTTGAAGTAGCAGGCAAAGATGCAACACAAGATTTTGAGGATGTTGGGCATTCGAGCGCGGcaga tgaattaatgaaaaaattctacatAGGCGATTTAACGCCATCCACAGAAGCGAAAAATGACGAAACAGTCGATGCTGAAAATGTTCCCGTTGCATTTACTTCGTGCTTCAAGTCGTTCAGCGCGTTCAAATCAAAGTTCGGATTCAAGTAA
- the LOC134837004 gene encoding MICOS complex subunit MIC27 — protein sequence MIRKMAFSSPLLAAAAVESRADGKKDEKGYLHTYQGSAKRDPDVKPVIMKPSELPLYTPANAEIKSHHKTEERKPAAHVVAIEDGFRTIRESIQGVTGSISDQKGQLYGYIEHAKDQTKFVRDYLNEEDNSLPRAGAIAVGGLAGMIFGLRGGFFKKLIYTSIGAGGIASICYPKEAKVYTEQALVEGKKYATIGLNFVYGVKPGDANQKQLPHIPTNLDELKNCVSDLGKSAYDAVFGDKKK from the exons ATGATACGTAAAATGGCGTTTTCAAGCCCACTTTTGGCTGCAGCTGCTGTCGAAAGTCGCGCTGATGGCAAAAAAGACGAGAAAGGATACTTGCACACGTATCAAGGCAGTGCGAAACGGGATCCCGATGTGAAGCCCGTCATCATGAAACCATCGGAATTGCCACTTTACACTCCTGCAAATGCGGAAAT CAAATCTCATCATAAAACCGAGGAACGCAAACCGGCAGCTCACGTCGTTGCAATTGAAGACGGCTTTCGAACGATCCGCGAGTCAATTCAAGGCGTCACCGGAAGTATTTCCGATCAAAAGGGACAACTTTACGGATACATCGAGCATGCAAAGGACCAGACAAAGT ttgttcgTGATTACCTCAACGAAGAAGACAATTCGCTTCCAAGAGCGGGTGCTATTGCTGTCGGTGGTTTAGCTGGCATGATTTTCGGCTTGCGTGGCGGATTCTTCAAAAAGTTGATATACACTTCGATAGGTGCGGGCGGTATTGCGTCAATTTGCTATCCGAAAGAGGCGAAAGTTTATACGGAACAAGCGCTTGTCGAAGGGAAGAAATACGCGACTATTGGATTGAATTTCGTCTAtggag tgaaaccCGGAGATGCGAATCAGAAACAATTGCCACATATTCCAACAAATTTAGATGAACTCAAGAATTGTGTCTCAGATCTTGGCAAATCAGCTTACGACGCAGTATTTGGCGacaagaagaaataa
- the LOC134829966 gene encoding sarcolemmal membrane-associated protein, with the protein MVIISKDDYLSFMNEVGVRMQTPSGNVNNQLSTTISVGGSVTGTSTLGGVGKQNNNLDVSNSQISLIPSQFQPPLPQAQQLLQQLQQQSQQQQAQQQINGNGANTGGNNKSPQVARACLVCRPNSHPFQNRTLYLEPNVEVKVGRSVARNKVSETNAIFDCKVLSRNHAVLWYSDGKFFLKDTGSSNGTFINNQRLSQTTTESEPFEVSSGDIVQFGVDVMENARKETHGCIVATLKLFLPDGRETKASQSTLVGAICTKIEPSDLYRLNQYVQEIVQRDQIMESKLMNMQKTVDVTRKNSSACWQALIDEDRLLSRIDMLEKKLQFMQKNVTEDKIREEILKLHEEKQIYQNSAKEALRKAYQDRSDAIQRLTTIQRALCSSEDECSLLREQISKLTQQIQELTEKLQTIQNQFDEKMSEAAQKETDKNVVIDGLKNDLKMLQERIPLLENDFMGDEEEGQVKDTNISSASIEKLSSLFMNSNIKNMKDSFDIISAICNENDFETNDDSSQQLDNATAKIYKKILHMESIINLIEESEMKKAGSGLNNDSNVVSENNEQSSNQNVCDGNQNLNSSAVLAAVTDAKLMKKAIKNLKNSFIDFMKESTKIGSDSKSSKDAETSEEIQDQITTLKQELESRPSLNDYKEKINLIDELNEKLTLSETENLAFKLELTTNKTKVEQLEKALSEKQLDKPSSTSVSESTAQTEAIEIKEISTNTSFNENPSEPAVAAEIVPSLKTTPTTTTEDKPSGVEEILSTSLENELKIIQHPEMQREEEMVIFKEKYTKLVEEKLKLDQELLQLREDYHQYRNKSLVTLLIYLTPIFALISYVFSYMMSSN; encoded by the exons aTGGTTATTATCAGTAAAGATGATTATTTATCCTTCATGAATGAAGTTGGAGTCAGAATGCAAACTCCATCCGGGAACGTAAATAATCAATTGTCGACGACAATTTCGGTTGGAGGCTCCGTCACAGGCACATCTACGCTCGGCGGCGTCGGCAAGCAGAACAACAATCTCGATGTCAGCAACTCGCAAATTTCACTGATTCCGTCGCAATTTCAGCCGCCATTACCGCAAGCGCAGCAATTGCTGCAACAGTTACAGCAACAAAGTCAACAGCAGCAAGCGCAACAACAAATTAATGGGAATGGCGCGAACACGGGCGGTAATAATAAGTCGCCGCAAGTTGCGCGGGCATGTCTCGTTTGTCGACCCAATTCGCATCCGTTTCAA aaccgCACGTTATATTTAGAGCCAAATGTAGAAGTAAAAGTCGGGCGTTCCGTTGCACGCAACAAAGTCTCCGAAACTAATGCCATTTTCGATTGCAAAGTCCTTTCGCGAAATCATGCCGTGCTGTGGTACAGCGACGGCAAATTCTTCCTCAAAGACACGGGCAGCAGTAATGGCACGTTCATCAACAACCAACGCCTTAGCCAAACGACGACAGAATCCGAGCCGTTCGAAGTCAGTTCAGGCGACATTGTGCAATTTGGTGTCGATGTCATGGAAAATGCGCGCAAAGAAACGCACGGATGCATCGTGGCGACACTCAAACTCTTTTTGCCGGATGGGCGTGAGACGAAGGCGAGCCAAAGTACGTTGGTTGGGGCAATTTGTACGAAAATCGAGCCATCCGATCTGTATCGCTTGAATCAATACGTGCAGGAAATAGTACAAAGGGATCAAATTATGGAGTCCAAACTCATGAATATGCAAAAGACTGTCGATGTCACGag aaaaaactcTTCTGCTTGTTGGCAAGCCCTTATCGACGAAGATCGTCTCCTGAGTCGCATCGACATgcttgagaaaaaattgcaattcatGCAGAAGAACGTCACGGAAGACAAAATACGCGAAGAAATCCTAAAACTCCATGAAGAAaagcaaatttatcaaaattccgCTAAAGAAGCACTTCGGAAGGCGTATCAGGATCGTTCGGATGCCATTCAGCGATTAACTACCATTCAACGGGCATTGTGCAGCAGCGAGGACGAATGTTCATTACTCAGGGAACAAATTTCTAAACTAACACAACAAATTCAa gAATTAACCGAAAAACTTCAAACGATCCAAAATCAgttcgatgaaaaaatgtcTGAGGCAGCGCAGAAGGAAACTGATAAAAATGTCGTTATCGATGGACTGAAAAATGACTTGAAAATGCTGCAAGAGAGGATTCCATTGTTAGAG aacgacTTCATGGGTGACGAAGAAGAAGGACAAGTAAAAGATACCAACATCTCATCAGCTtcgattgaaaaattgtcatcGCTCTTCATGAACTCCAATATCAAAAACATGAAGGACTCTTTTGACATCATCAGTGCAATTTGcaatgaaaat gattttgaAACAAACGACGATTCTTCGCAACAACTGGACAACGCAACTGCTAAAATCTACAAGAAAATCTTGCACATGgagtcaataattaatttaattgaagagTCTGAGATGAAAAAGGCTGGAAGTGGATTAAATaacg atTCTAATGTCGTTTCGGAGAATAACGAGCAATCTTCGAACCAAAATGTTTGTGATGGAaaccaaaatttgaattcatcGGCGGTACTCGCTGCTGTGACGGATGCAAAACTTATgaaaaaagcaattaaaaatttaaaaaatagttttattgattttatgaagGAGAGTACAAAGATCGGAAGTGACAGCAAGAGCAGCAAAGATGCGGAAACTTCTGAAGAGATACAAGATCAA ATAACAACTTTGAAGCAAGAACTCGAGTCACGCCCATCGCTGAACgactacaaagaaaaaataaatctcatcGACGAGCTAAACGAGAAACTAACGCTCTCCGAAACGGAAAATTTGGCATTTAAGCTTGAACTGACGACAAACAAGACGAAAGTTGAGCAACTTGAAAAGGCTTTGTCGGAAAAGCAACTTGACAAACCGTCGTCAACCTCCGTGTCGGAATCCACCGCTCAAACCGAAGCAATAGAAATAAAGGAAATCTCAACCAACACCAGCTTTAATGAAAATCCATCGGAACCCGCCGTCGCTGCAGAAATTGTGCCATCATTAAAAACGacgccgacgacgacgacggaggaCAAACCGAGCGGTGTCGAAGAAATTTTGTCGACGTCGCTTGAAAACGAACTCAAAATTATCCAGCATCCGGAGATGCAACGCGAAGAGGAGATGGTTATCTTTAaggaaaaatacacaaaactaGTCGAGGAAAAGCTAAAGTTAGATCAGGAATTGTTGCAGCTGCGCGAAGACTATCATCAGTATCGTAACAAATCACTCGTCACGTTACTCATCTATTTAACGCCAATTTTTGCACTAATTAGCTACGTTTTCTCCTACATGATGTCaagcaactaa
- the LOC134830576 gene encoding enhancer of yellow 2 transcription factor-like: protein MTLQKSVDQSTILLGERTKLKDLLRLRLNECGWGDEVRLLCRETIKSNHGNINVDEIVEEVKPKARQLVPDSVKKELLQKIKTILIEQEGLEI, encoded by the exons ATGACTTTACAAAAATCTGTGGACCAATCTACCATTTTGCTCGGCGAACGAACAAA ATTAAAAGATCTCCTCCGTTTACGTCTCAACGAGTGCGGTTGGGGCGATGAAGTCCGTTTATTATGTCGCGAAACGATCAAATCTAACCACGGCAACATCAATGTCGACGAAATCGTGGAAGAAGTAAAGCCCAAAGCTCGTCAGCTGGTACCGGATAGCGTGAAAAAGGAATTATTGCAGAAAATTAAGACAATTCTCATCGAGCAAGAAGGActggaaatttaa